ATGCACTCACCCGAATGAATATAGTTTTCTAAATCATTTGGTTCAAAAGGGTGAAACAAATAGGTGGTGGAAGAGATATCAATGAGTTGAAGGGTTGTACTCTTATAAATCATGCAAGTAATGACGGAAACACTGTTACCACTTTGAAGGTTTAACATGCGTCTGGCATCCTCTTTATCTTTGGCTTTTCGAAGCAGTTCACCATGGGATGTCACCACAGTATCTGCAACCAATAAAGGCATGTCATCTATTCCATATAAAGAGAAAAGTTCATTGAATTTTCCTAACGTTGCTTCATACACAAAGGATTTGGGTTGGGTGGTGGTAAGCGCATCTTCATCGAAATTGCCTCCTTGTTGTATAAACTCTATGCCGTGCTCTTTTAGAAGCAGGGCTCTTGTTTGAGAGTTGGAACCTAAACGTATCAAACTGCACCTTTGAATTTTTTTTGATTTTAACACATTTTCACTGTATAATACGCCAATGAATAATCGACACGCCATGAGTGGTATACTCATTTTTATCTCTTTTGTAATCACTCAATACAGCTATTT
The Candidatus Marinarcus aquaticus genome window above contains:
- the maf gene encoding septum formation inhibitor Maf — protein: MIRLGSNSQTRALLLKEHGIEFIQQGGNFDEDALTTTQPKSFVYEATLGKFNELFSLYGIDDMPLLVADTVVTSHGELLRKAKDKEDARRMLNLQSGNSVSVITCMIYKSTTLQLIDISSTTYLFHPFEPNDLENYIHSGECMGKAGAIMVEGFCKPYIKEVHGYESTAMGLCVEKLLPFLKL